The nucleotide sequence ACCTTGGCCAGGACCCTTGCCTTGCCCAGGCTGTCCGTAGTACCCACCAGAGCTGCATCGTCCACATGTACTGCCTTGTCAGCCCCCATGGCAAGAGCAGTGCGTATTGCCTCTACGGCCCTGGCTGGCCCTATGGAGACTATGGTCACTGTTCCGCCGTGCTTCTCCTTTGTCCGCAGGGCTTCCTCCACCCCGAACTCGCAATAGGGGTTCATGATCCACTTGATGTCGTCCTCCACGATCCAGGTCCCCTGCGCATTGACCTTGATCTGGGTCTCCGTGTCCGGCACCTGCTTCATCAAAGCCACGATCTCCACTTCCTGCCCTCCTTTTCTTGGTTCTTGGGAGTCTGCTCCCTCAGGGGCCTTATCTTAGAGCCGCTCCCAGATTGTTGCCATTCCCATGCCACCGCCCACACAAAGAGTGGCCAGGCCCACACTCAGATCCCTTCTTCTCATCTCGTGAAGAAGTGTAACCACTATTCGGCAGCCCGTGGCCCCCACCGGGTGGCCCAGACCTATGCCGCTACCATTGACGTTCACGATGGAACGGTCCCAACCCAAGAGCCTTTCGCAGGCCAGGTACTGGGCAGCAAAGGCTTCGTTGCATTCTATCAGCTGGATGTCTTTCAAATCCATACCAGCTTTCTTGAGCACCTTCTTGGTGGCTGGCACAGGGCCGTAGCCCATGAGCTCAGGCTCCACCCCTGCCACAGCACTGGCCACAAGCCTTCCCATGGGCTGAATCCCCAACTCCTTGGCCTTCTGTCTTGTCATCAAAACCACCGCAGAGGCGGCATCGTTGATCCCAGAAGAGTTTCCGGCTGTTACCGTGCCATTGGGCTTGAAGGTGGGCTGCAGTTTGGCCAGATCCGCCATGGTGAGCCCCATGCGTGGATGTTCGTCAGTATCCACTATCTTGGGCTCCCCCTTCTTCTGGGGCACCTTGAAAGGAACTATCTCCTCTTTAAATCTTCCAGCCTTGATGGCAGCTTCGGCATTGTTGTGGCTGCGAAGGGCCACCTCATCTTGTTCCTGACGGCTGATATTGTATTTCTCAGCCAGATTCTCTGCCGTAAGCCCCATGATCAGCCCACTCCAGGCATCTGTCAGACCGTCCCAAACACCATCGCCCAATCTAGACGGGCGAAGCCTCAAACCCCACCTGGCCCCTTCTATGTAATAAGGGGCGTCGCTCATGGCCTCCACCCCTCCTGCCACTATGATTTGCGCATCCCCGGCCTCAATGACCTGGGCTCCATAAGTTATGGCCTGCATTCCCGAGGCACAGTTCCTCTGAATGGTCACCCCCGGAACCTCTATGGGAAGGCCTGCCTTGAGGGCTGCAAGTCTACCCAGGGTAAGCTCGTTGGGTTTTTGGAGACAGCATCCCAAGATCACATCCTCCACCTGATCTTTCTGGATGCCGGCCCTGCGGATAGCCTCCTCTATGACCGCGGCTGCCAGACTCACCGCTGAGACATCCTTGAAGGCGCCCCCGAAATCTCCTATGGCTGTTCTGACCCCCGCCACCACGCACACCTCGCTCATTTGGTCCCTTCTCCCTTCCTTTGCTTTGGTTTTCCCAGAAACAGCGAACTCATCCCCCATTACAAAGCATTCCAGGGGGCTATGAGCCAAGAGGACTCAAATCCCCCATTGCTGGAGCTCGTGTAATGCTGCTGCCCCAGTTCCATTGCCACAGGCAACCTGCCCATCTAGATCTTCTTGAAACCAGGCTCGAGTCTGCTCAGGCTCTTGCCCCGGACCATTTGCTCTTAGCCACCAGAAAGACTGCCAAACCAGAGGGGCTAGCCTCCCCAAGCTCAAGCCACAAGGCCCCTCTGGAAAAAGGGCATGGTTTTGTATGCCCTGGAGGGATCCTCAGCGGTCCTTGAACTTGGGTTCCCTCTTTTCAAGAAAAGCCGCCATGCCTTCGGCCCTATCCTCTGTCTCGCAGAGTCTGGCAAAGTATTCGGCTTCCAGTTCCAGCCCGGAATACAGATCCTTCTTGAGCCCCTCTATCACCACCTCCATGGCATAGCCAACGGCCAGCTGCCCCTTGGACACTATCTTCTCAGCCAAAGAGCGGGCAGCTGCCAGGACCTGATCCTGGGGGACCACCTGGTTGACCAGCCCCAGGGACAGGGCTTCCTGGGCAGATATGAAATCCCCTGTGAGTATCATCTCCAGGGCCTTGGCCTTGCCAACCACTCTGGGAAGCCTCTGGGTACCTCCAGCCCCCGGAAAAACCCCCAGCTTTATCTCTGGCACACCGAACTGGGCCTTTTCTCCAGCCACCCTCATGTGGCATACAAGGGCGAATTCCAGCCCGCCTCCCAAGCAGTATCCGTGGATTGCTGCGATCACAGGCTTTCTCATCTCCTCTATGAAATTGAGGGTTCTATGGAAAATGAGGGTTAGTTCCTTGGAGTCCTTAGCATCCTTTACGGCCTGGAGCATCCTTATGTCTGCTCCTGCTATGAAGGCCCTGCCTTCCCCGGAAAAGATCACGGCCTTGACCGACTGATCCGAATCCAGTTTCTTGAAGGTCTCTTCTATCTCCAGGAAAACATCGCGGCTAAGCGCGTTCATGGGCGGATTATTGATGGTGACATACGCTATACGGTTTTCCACCTTGTAGCTGATCCTTTGCTCTGCCATGACCATCCCCCTCACTTTATTGTTTTTGTTGAAGATCTCCCTGCTACCTGCCCCGCAAGCACAGTTCAAACCCCGGATCAAAGATTCTCAGCTTCATCTCTGTTCCTAGAGCGCCAAAAGCAGTCCAGCCCAGGCTCATCTTCATCTTCCAGAGAAGCCATCCCCGAGGCTTCATTCCATTTTATCCATTTCTGTTCTGCCATCCTCGAGAACACTCCTAGGATCCCCTCACTTTCCGGATACTACGGCCCTCTCCTGTACGGAGCGGCAACCTTCTGCCAAGCCTTGGATGAGGATCTCGCAGACTTGGCTTGTAACTTCTTCCAGCACCTTGGAGCGCCGCTTGGAAAAAACCCAATAAGTGGACATTTCGTCCAATGCCCCGAAAATGACACGCTTGGCTACAGATGGCAGGATGTTCTGTCTTATTAGGCCCTGCTGTTGGCCCTCCCTTATTATCTCGGCCAAGAGGTTAAGGTATTCGTGGAACTTTCGGTTGTCATAATCTTTCATGAACTTGTTGCTCTGCCTTAGTTCCACCTGTATGACCTCGGCCATGGCCGGGTTGCTTTCCACGAGTCCCAGGTGGGTCTTGATGAATATCCTCAGCTTGTCCAAAGGATCTGAACCCACACGAAGATTTTCTTCCATCTTCTGGATGATCTTTTCCATCTCTTCTTCAAACAGATGGATCAGGATGTCATCCTTGTTCTTGAAGTACAGGTAGATCGTGCCATCGGCCACCTGGGCCTCTTTGGCTATTTCGGAGACCTTGGCATTGAAGAAGCCCTTCTGGGCAAAGACCTTCACGGCTGCATTGAGAATCTTCTGATGTTTTCCATCGTGACGCTGGCGTGCCAATGCTGAACCTCACCCGAATGAACGATCATTCATTCGCGTGTTGATAACACATACCATCAAGGGGTGTCAAGAAGGAGCCTAAAGGCCCGGCCTCTGACCCAAAGGGTTTTTGAGATTGATCCTGGCCAGGACAACTTGCAGCATCCCAACAGGGCATTGGAGTGGACTTAAGCATCTGCCACCACAAGCCCTACCATCACATCCTCCACCCCCCTGTGACCTCCACACAGGCCCCGGTCATGAAGCTGGCCTCATCCGAGGCCAGGAAGGCCACCACACTGGCTATCTCCATGGGATCCGCCATCCTTCCCAGTGGGGTTTCCCTCAGGATCATCTCCTTGTATTTCTCTGGCATCTTGGAGATGGTGGGGGTTGCCGTAAGCCCCGGAAGCACTGCGTTGACGTTTATTCCATACTTACCAAGCTCCCTGGCCACAGACTTGGTAAGCCCCAGGATGCCAGCCTTGGCCGAGCTATAGCTTATGGCAGCCACAGCGCCAGTCCTGCCATAGATGGAGGAGATATTAACTATCTTTCCGTAACATCTCTCCATCATGTATGGGGCTGCTGCCCGGATGGTGTTGAGACTGCCCCTCAGGTGCACCCCCATTACCGCCTCCCAGTCCTCATCAATGACTTTGGAGAGAGTAGCGGGCCTGTCAAACCCAGCGTTGTTAACCAAAACCTCCAGCCTTCCCCATTTCTCCACAACCTCCTGCACCATGGCCTCCACCCCTATGCGATCCGCCACATCGCAGGAAACCAGAAGTACCTTGGAACCGGATTCTCTTAGCTCCCTCAGAGCGTCTTTTCCGGTCTCAGGATTCCACTCCACCAGGACCACCCACGCTCCTTCCATGGCCATTTTGCGTGCCAC is from bacterium and encodes:
- a CDS encoding TetR/AcrR family transcriptional regulator, whose amino-acid sequence is MARQRHDGKHQKILNAAVKVFAQKGFFNAKVSEIAKEAQVADGTIYLYFKNKDDILIHLFEEEMEKIIQKMEENLRVGSDPLDKLRIFIKTHLGLVESNPAMAEVIQVELRQSNKFMKDYDNRKFHEYLNLLAEIIREGQQQGLIRQNILPSVAKRVIFGALDEMSTYWVFSKRRSKVLEEVTSQVCEILIQGLAEGCRSVQERAVVSGK
- the fabG gene encoding 3-oxoacyl-ACP reductase FabG translates to MRLKDRVAVVTGAGQGIGRAVARKMAMEGAWVVLVEWNPETGKDALRELRESGSKVLLVSCDVADRIGVEAMVQEVVEKWGRLEVLVNNAGFDRPATLSKVIDEDWEAVMGVHLRGSLNTIRAAAPYMMERCYGKIVNISSIYGRTGAVAAISYSSAKAGILGLTKSVARELGKYGINVNAVLPGLTATPTISKMPEKYKEMILRETPLGRMADPMEIASVVAFLASDEASFMTGACVEVTGGWRM
- a CDS encoding enoyl-CoA hydratase-related protein, with the translated sequence MAEQRISYKVENRIAYVTINNPPMNALSRDVFLEIEETFKKLDSDQSVKAVIFSGEGRAFIAGADIRMLQAVKDAKDSKELTLIFHRTLNFIEEMRKPVIAAIHGYCLGGGLEFALVCHMRVAGEKAQFGVPEIKLGVFPGAGGTQRLPRVVGKAKALEMILTGDFISAQEALSLGLVNQVVPQDQVLAAARSLAEKIVSKGQLAVGYAMEVVIEGLKKDLYSGLELEAEYFARLCETEDRAEGMAAFLEKREPKFKDR
- a CDS encoding acetyl-CoA C-acetyltransferase — encoded protein: MSEVCVVAGVRTAIGDFGGAFKDVSAVSLAAAVIEEAIRRAGIQKDQVEDVILGCCLQKPNELTLGRLAALKAGLPIEVPGVTIQRNCASGMQAITYGAQVIEAGDAQIIVAGGVEAMSDAPYYIEGARWGLRLRPSRLGDGVWDGLTDAWSGLIMGLTAENLAEKYNISRQEQDEVALRSHNNAEAAIKAGRFKEEIVPFKVPQKKGEPKIVDTDEHPRMGLTMADLAKLQPTFKPNGTVTAGNSSGINDAASAVVLMTRQKAKELGIQPMGRLVASAVAGVEPELMGYGPVPATKKVLKKAGMDLKDIQLIECNEAFAAQYLACERLLGWDRSIVNVNGSGIGLGHPVGATGCRIVVTLLHEMRRRDLSVGLATLCVGGGMGMATIWERL